CACCGCCTCGGTCGCGGCCTCCGCACCCCGACGCGACGAGAACAAGCCCAGAGTCCGTCCTCCGGCAGCGCGTACGAGGTCGACGATCTCGTCGGTCGTCGCGCCGCCCATCCCGTCGCGCCCGGGCGGCGGCAGGTGTCGCGCGACGTAGAGCATGCCCTGCTTCGCGTAGTCGAACGGCGAGCCCACGTCGATGGCGCGCCACGCGAAACCGCCGATCCTGTCGTCGCCGGACTCGCGGTCGTCGGCGACGTCGTCATCGGACGCATCGGCCTTGCCGGCGCCCTGCGGCGCGGGCACCTCACCCTCCTCGACCTTGTCCGCACCCCACAGGCCGACGGTGCGGGCGACCGGATCAAACCCGCCACCCAGCTTGAGCGTCGCGCTCGTCATGACGACCGTGTTCTCGCCGAACAGCTTGTCGCGCAGGGTGAGCGCGACGTCGATCGGTGCGATCCGCAGCTCGTTGCCACCTCGGGACCCGTCACGCTCTGCCAGCCACAGGACGTCTGACTCGGACGCGGCAGCCATGCGCTCGGCGACCTTGCGCACGTCGTCGACCATCGCCTTCGCCTGCTGGCGAGCGGCGTCACCGTCGCCGGACTCCTTCGGCTCCTTCGGCATCGACGAGTGACAGTCGCGCGCAGCGTCACGGACGAGCGAGAGCGCATCGGCGAGCTGGTCGGACGGTGACGCGATCCGGCCGGGCCCGGTCGCCTCGAGTGCGTCGCGCAAGGCGTCGGACGCGTCCTCGAGGTCGTCCGCCTCGCGGCCGCGTACGAACGAGCGCGCTCGCCTCGCCGCGCGCTCCACCATCGGCGGCGACAGGTCGGCGGTCGACGCCTGGGTCACGCGGGCGACGAGCTCGTGGGCCTCGTCGACGACCACGGTGTCGTACTCCGGAAGCATCGGGACGCCGTCGATCGCGTCGATCGCGAGCAGCGCGTGGTTGGTGACGACGAGGTCGGCGTCCGCCGCGTGGTCGCGAGCGGCCTCGGCGAAGCACTCCCCCGCGTACGGGCACCGGCTCGCGCCCAGGCACTCGCGCGCGTGCACGCTGACCTGACGCCAGGCCCGCTCCGTGTGGGACGGCGCCGAGTCACGGTCGCCGACGCCGCCGCGGTCGGACTCCTCCTCGGCCCACGCGCGGAGCGTGACGACCTCCTCGCCCAGCGAGCCGGTGGGCGCCTCGATCAGCACGCCCTGGTCGTCGGGCGCACCCTCGCGGATGCGGTGCAGGCAGGCGTAGTTGCCGCGACCCTTCACGACCGCGGCGTGCGGCGCGCGACCGAGCACCGTGGACGCACCGGCGAGCAGCGCCGGGATGTCGCGCTCGACGAGCTGGTGCTGGAGGTTGAGCGTGGCGGTCGCGACGACCACACGGCGGTCGTGGAGCAGGCTGGGCACGAGGTAGCCGAGCGACTTGCCCGTGCCCGTGCCGGCCTGCACCAGGAGGTGCTGACCGGTCGCGAACGCGTCCGACACGGCTTGCGCCATCTGGACCTGACCTGGGCGTTCGACGCCTCCGACCGCTCCGACCGCGGCGTGCAGCACCTCGCGTACGCGCTCGACCCGCGAGGCGTCGGCAGTCGCGGCTGGCTGGTCCGAGATCGACGAGGTCACTGCCGAAGCCTAGCGACCGGCGACCGCCGACGGGACCCGCGACCCACAGGTGTCGGAGGCGGCGAGGCGGGGCGGCAACGTACGCAAGATGGTCGCGGCCAGCAACCGTCCACGCGGCAAACAAGCGATCCGCTTCGACCCCGCGTCACGCTCCGGTAACGATTCACCTCTAGCTCGGACTAAGCGCTTGCTTACCTGTGGGAGATCGGTAGCGTTCGGCGGGCAACGCTGCCATGTGGTCGGGGTCACACCCCGCTCCACACGACACATCCGGAAGGACTCGCGTGACCCCTCCCATCGAGCCCGATCCTGAGTCATCACCTTCGGGTGGCGACTCACGTCAGCACCGCGCAAGCCACTACATCGCGAAAGGTGTCACCGTACGATTCGGCGGCCTCGTCGCCCTCGACGACGTCAGCCTCACCGTCGAGCCCGGCCAGGTCCACGGCGTCATCGGACCCAACGGCGCCGGCAAGACCACCCTGTTCAACGTCTGCTGCGGCTTCGTGAAGCCGGATGCCGGCGGACTGACCTGGGACGAGCGAGAGCTCACCAACCTCCACGCCCACGACCTCGCCGGTCTCGGCATCGCACGCACTCTCCAGGGCGTCGGGCTGTTCCCCGGCATGAGCGCCCTGGAGAACGTGATGACGGGCGCCGGGGTCCGATCGACCAGCGGCTTCGTCTCGGCCGCGTTCGGGCTCCCCCGCGCCCGGCGCGACGAGGAAGCGCTGCAAGAGCGAGCGATGCAGACGCTCTCGGACCTCGGCGCCGCACACCTCGCCCCCCGCTATCCCGGGATGCTGCCCTACCCGGACCAGAAGAAGGTCGCGCTCGCCCGCGCCCTCGTCTCGGAGCCGCGCCTGCTGCTCCTCGACGAGCCCGCGGCCGGCCTCTCCGAGGGCGAGATGGACGAGCTCGGCGACCTCGTACGCCAGCTGACGTCCCGCATGTCGGTGCTGATCGTCGAGCACCACATGGACCTGGTCATGCGGATCTGCGACCAGATCACGGTCCTCGACTTCGGGCAGGTCATCGCCCGGGGCACTCCGGCCGAGGTGCGGGACGACCCGAAGGTCATCGCCGCCTACCTCGGCGCCGAGGTGTCCGCGGGCGCGGAGATCGACACGACCCTGCTCGCGACCGGTTCGCACGGCGGCTCCGACACGGCGAAGGGGGCATGAGCGTGCTCGAGATCAAGAACCTCACCACGACGTACGGCCCCGTGAAGGCGCTCGACTCCGTCGACGTCACCGTGGGCGCCGGCCAGATCACCGCGGTCCTCGGCGCGAACGGCGCCGGCAAGACCTCGCTGCTGCGGACGGTCTCGGGGCTCGTCAAGCCGGTCGACGGCACCATCACGCTGGACGGCACCGACATCACCGGCAAGCCGACCGAGTCGATGGTGCACCGCGGCATGGCGCACGTCCCCGAGGGGCGCGGCGTCATCGCCGAGCTCACCATCGAGGAGAACCTGCGCCTCGGCATGCGGGGCGCGGCCAAACGTCCGAACGACGTGCCGGCCCCGGTCCGGACGCTCGACGACGCCTACCAGCTGTTCCCGGTGCTCGGCGACCGCCGCAGCGCCCAGGCGCACACGCTGTCGGGCGGTGAGCGGCAGATGCTCGTGATCGCGCGAGCGCTGCTGTCGCGGCCCACGCTGCTGCTCCTCGACGAGCCGTCGCTCGGCCTGGCACCGCGGATCGTCGCGCAGATCTTCAACCTGGTCCGCGCCCTCGTGAACGACTCCGGGCTCACCGTGCTCCTCGTCGAGCAGAACGCCCGCAGCGCCCTGTCCATCGCGCACACAGGTGTCGTCCTGAACCTCGGCAAGGTCGTCGTGACCGAGTCGGCCGAGGTCCTCCAGAACGACGCCACCCTGCGCCACTCGTACCTCGGGTTCTGAGGAGGACACCGTGCAGCACTTCATCAACGTCCTGCTCAACGGGATCACCCAGGGCATCGTCATCGCGGCCTTCGCGCTGGCGCTGGTGCTGATCTTCCGCTCGACGCGCATCGTCAACTTCGCGCAGGGCTCGCAGGCCATGTTCACCACCTACATCGCGCTCACCCTGATGAACCGCGACTTCCCGTACTGGGCCGCGTTCGCAGGAGCGCTCGTCGCGGGCTTCATCATCGGCGCGGTCCTCGAGCGCGTCGTGATCCGTCCCCTCGAGGGCGGCATGGAGCTCAATATCGTCATCGCCACCCTCGGCCTGTACGTCGCCATCCAGGCGCTGGCCGCGATCCTGTTCGGGTCGGACTACCAGTCCTTCTCGTCCCCGGTGGGGCTGTCCGGGTTCCAGGTCGGCGACCTCAACCTCGCGCTGACACCGACCAGCATCTTCGTGCTCTGCACCGTCGGGGTCGTCGTCGTCGGGCTCACCCTGCTCTTCCAGAAGACGCAGCTCGGCCTGACGATGCGTGCCGCCGCGTTCGACGGCGAGGTCTCCCGCATCCTCGGCGTCAGGGTCTCCCACCTGCTGACGTTCGGGTGGGCGCTCGCCGGACTCGTCGGATCGGTCGCCGGCATCCTCGTCGCGTCCGGGTCGTTCATCTACCCCAGCTACATGGAGTCGCTCATCGCCTTCGGATTCATCGCCGCCGTCATCGGCGGGCTCGACAGCCCGATCGGAGCAGTCGTCGGGGGTCTCATCCTCGGCACCGTGAACTCGCTGGTCTCCGGATACCTCGCGCCCGGCCTCGTCACGATCGGCGCCTTCGTCGTCCTCATCGCCGTGCTGCTGCTCAAGCCCGGCGGCCTCTTCTCCAGCACCCAGGCAAGGAGGGTCTGATGTCGACCGACATCACTACCGCCGTACCCGCTGCTCCCCGCGGCCCGTCGGCGATGCAGCGACTGGTCGGCCTCAACCTCGTACGAAGCCTGCTGGTGTCGCTCGGTGTCCTCGTGATCGGGGTCGTCCTGCTCGAGTCCACCGACGCCTACACCAACACGCAGCTGTCGTCGGTCACCTACTTCACCATCGCGGCGATCGGCCTGACCGCGCTCACCGGCCTCAACGGACAGATCTCGCTCGGCCACGGCGCGCTGATGGCGGTCGGTGCCTACACGACCGCGCTGATGCTCGACACCGACTCGCCGCTCCCCTTCCCGGTGATCGCCCTCGCGGCGATCCTCGTGACGTCGCTGGTCGGGTTCGTCGTCGGCATCGGCGCCGCACGCCTCCACGGTCCGTACCTCGCCGGTGCGACCCTCGCGTTCGCCATCGCGCTCCCGAGCGTCGCGCTGTACTACAAGGGCACCTTCAACGGCGAGGCCGGCCTCACCGTCGTCGCGCCGCAGCCACCCGAGTGGTTCGTCTCGTTCATCGATGCCGTATCAGGCACCTTCGCCACGGGATCGAAGTACGTTGCCTACCTGGGGCTGTTCGCCCTCGTGATCGCCCTGTTCTTCGCCCTCAACCTGGGTCGCTCCAAGGTCGGCCGCCACTGGCGGGCCGTCCGTGACCAGGAGGTCGCCGCGGAGATCGCCGGCATCAACCTCGGCCGTACCCGCGTGCAGGCGTTCGTGATCAGCGCCGCGTACGCCGGGCTGGCCGGCGCCGTCATGGCGATGGTGGTCCGCCTCGCGGCGCCCACCGTCTTCACGCTCGTCCTGTCGCTCTCGCTCCTCACGGCCGTGGTCATCGGCGGCCTCGGCAGCATCACCGGCGCATTCATCGGCTCAGCCGTGCTGGTCTTCCTGCCCCCGTTGGTCACCGACCTCTCGACCGAGTCGGGACTTTCCGACACCCAGTCGGCTCAGATGTCACCGCTGATCTACGGGATCGTCCTCGTCCTCGTCATGCTGCTCGCACCTGGCGGCGTCATGGGGACCCTCTCGATGGCATGGCGCCGCCAACGCGCCCGTCGTCAACTCACCGCAACACCCACCAAGAAGGGATGAGATCCATGGCTCATCAGCCCATGCCGGCGCGCAGGAGTCGCCGGCTCGCACTCGGGGCCGCTCTGGCAGCCTCCGCTCTGGTCGTCGCCGCGTGCGGCGGCGGTGACGGCGACGGCGGTGGCGGGAGTGTTCCCGGCATCACTGACGACTCGATCAAGATCGGCGGCCACTTCCCGCTCACGGGCGTGGCAGCGCCCGGCTACAGCGAGATCCCGCTCGGCCACAAGGCGTACTACGACTTCGTCAACGCCGAGGGGGGCGTCAACGACCGCGAGATCGAGTTCATCGCGAAGGACGACGGCTACAACCCGGCCAAGACGACCGAGGTCGTCAACGAGCTCGTCCTCAAGGACCAGGTCTTCGCGGTGGTCGGCGGACTGGGCACGCCGACGCACCAGGCCGTCACGAACTTCCTCAACTCCGAGGGCGTTCCCGACCTGACGGTCTCGTCCGGCTCGATCCTCTGGGACAACCCCGAGGAGCTGCCGATGACCTTCGGTTGGCAGCCCGACTACGAGTCCGAGGGCAAGATCATCGGCCAGTACATCGCCGAGAACATGCCTGACGCCAAGGTCGGCGTGTTCGGTCAGGACGACGAGCTGGGCGAGGACGGCACGAAGGGCCTCAAGCAGTTCATCGAGGACCAGATCGTCTCCGAGGTCAAGTACGTCCCGGGCAACACCGACGTGGGCCCGCAGATCGCGGAGCTGCAGAAGTCCGGCGCCGACCTCGTCGTCGGGTTCAACGTCCCTTCGTACACGGCGCTCTCGCAGCTCGTGTCGATGAAGCTGAACTACAAGCCGACCTGGTTCTACACCAACGTCGGCTCCGACCCGGGCCTGGTCGGGTCGCTGCTGGAGAAGTTCTCCGAGGGCGCCGTCAAGGGGAGCAGCCCGCTCACCGGCATCTACACCACCTCGTACATGCCTGAGAGCGACGACACGGACGATCCGTGGACCCAGCTGTGGCAGAAGGTCTGGGACGAGTACGGAGACGGCTCGCCGCTGACGAACTACAAGATCTACGGCATGTCCGAGGCCTACACGGTCGTCGACGCGATGCAGCGTGCGGGTGAGGACATCAGCCGCGAGGGCATCGTGGACGTCTTCGAGCAGGACGGTGCGGACCTCGATGGTCCGAACTATGTGCCGTTCCGTTACTCCGAGGACCGTCACGCCGGCATCGGCGGCATGAAGCTCGTCCAGCTCGACGCTGATGGCAGCGCGGAGGACAAGACGCCGATCCTCAAGACGGACGTCGGCGACGCCGAGATCGAGGAGTTCACCGACGAGCCGGGCACGCCGCCGGAGTCGGGGATCCCCGGCAGCGACTGATCATCTGCTGCTAGACCGGCCGTGCGCCGGGCACCGTTCCTGGAGGGGACGCGGTGCTCGGCGCACGGTCTTTTGGTCTCGATCGCTTCGCGCCTCGACCAGCGAAGGGTCAGGCGTACTCGGCGACGGCGCCGGCGAGGCCGTCGTGGACGCGCGCGATGACGTGCGTGCCGTCCGGGGTGTGCTCGATCGTGTCGATCTCGCCGTGCAGGTGGATCTGGTTGAGCAGATCGCCACGGGAGTAGGGCAGCACGACGTCGATCTTGACCGCCGGCAACGGCAGGTCGGCCTCGACAGCGCCGAGCAGCTCCTCGATGCCCTCGCCCGTCCGCGCAGACACGACGACAGCGTGCGGCTCGCGAGCGAGCAGGCGTGAGAGGACCAGCGGATCTGCAGCGTCCGCCTTGTTGACGACGATGATCTCCGGGACACCCAGCGCGTCGATGTCGGCGAAGACCTCGCGGACCGCGTTGATCTGACCCTCCGGGTCCGGGTGCGAGCCGTCCACGACATGCAGCACCAGGTCGGCGTCGGCGACCTCCTCCAGCGTCGAGCGGAATGCCTCGATCAGCTGGTGCGGGAGGTGACGGACGAATCCGACCGTGTCCGAGAGCGTGTACTCGCGGCCGTCGGACGTCTCCGTACGTCGGGTCGTCGGATCCAGGGTCGCGAACAGCGCGTCCTCGACTAGCACACCGGCGTGCGTGAGCCGGTTGAGGAGGCTCGACTTGCCGGCGTTCGTGTAGCCGGCGATCACGACCGCAGGCACACGGTTGCGCTGCCGGTTGGCGCGCTTCGTGTCGCGGGTCCTCCGCATGTCCTTGAGCTCGCGGCGCAGCTTGGCGATCCGGTCGTTGATGCGGCGCCGGTCCGTCTCGATCTTGGTCTCACCAGGACCGCGCGACCCGATGCCGCCGCCGTCTCCACCGACGCGACCACCGGCCTGACGAGACAGGTTGCCGCCCCATCCACGCAGGCGCTGCTTCATGTACTGCAGCTGAGCCAGCTCGACCTGCGCACGGCCCTCTCGGGACTTCGCGTGCTGGGCGAAGATGTCCAGGATCAGCGCCGTACGGTCGACGACCTTGACCTTGGTCCGGTCCTCCAGGTTGCGCAGCTGGCTCGGAGCGAGCTCACCGTCGCAGACCACGGTGTCGGCACCGGTCGCCAGGACGATCTCGGTGAGCTCCTCGACCTTGCCGCGGCCGATGTACGTCGCGGGGTCGGGGCGCTGTCGACGCTGGATCAGCCCGTCGAGCACCTCGGATCCGGCGGTCTCGGCGAGGGCCTTCAGCTCCGCGAGGGAGTTCTCGGCATCGGTCGCCGACCCCTCGGTCCAGACGCCGACGAGCACGACGCGCTCGAGGCGCAACTGGCGGTACTCGACCTCGCTGATGTCCTCGAGCTCGGTCGACAGTCCCGCAACACGCCGGAGCGAGTTGCGGTCGGCGAGATCGAACTGCTCGCCGTCGTGGGTCTCGGGGTCTTGCTCGAGCAGCGGGGCGGGCGTGGGCGGCTCGACCGGCGTGGTGTCGGTCTCGTACGTGGGTTCGTTGTGCGCAGTCATCTGATCCTTGCAACGTCGGCGATGCCGTCGATCATCCCAGCCACGTCATGTCGCCGCGAGCAATTATCACCGCGGGGCCTGCCAGGACGGCGTGACCGTCGCCTCGCCAGGTGATGTGGAGGGTGCCGCCGAGCACGTCGACCCGATAGGTCACGTCACCATCGGCGGGGTCGACACCATCTGCCGCGGCAGCGGCCAGGGCGACAGCCACGGCTCCGGTCCCGCAGGACCTGGTCTCGCCGGCACCGCGCTCGTGGACCCGCATCGCGACGTGCTGCGGCCCGCGCCGCTCGACGAACTCGATGTTGACGCCCGCCGGATACACCTCGGTGTCGTACTGCGGCTCGACCAGCAGGGTGCCGGCATCAGCCAGGTCGTCGACGAACGCCACGGCGTGCGGGTTGCCCACATCCACGTGCCGGGCGGCGTACGAACGTCCGTCGACCGCGACCTTCGACTCGCCGAGGAGCCGCGGAGCCCCCATGTCTATGGCGATGGTCTCGACGGGCTCCACCTCGTACGTCACGACCTTGATGCCGTCGCGGGTGGCCACGGGCACCGGGCCCGAGGTGTCGACGAGCCCCTCGTCAGCGAGATAACGGGCGAAGACGCGTACGCCGTTGCCGCACATCTCGGCGATCGAACCGTCGGCGTTGCGGTAGTCCATGAACCACTCGGCCCCGCCGTCGGCGGTCGAGCGCACGACCCGGAGGATGCCGTCGGCGCCCAGACCGCGGCGTCGGTCGCACAGCGCGGCCACGAAACCGGGGTCGAGATCGCCGTGCACCGTCCCGTCCGGATCGGGGAGGAGCACGAAGTCGTTCTCGGTGCCATGGCCCTTGAGCCACGCGAAGCTGGTCACTCCACGAGTCTACGCGGGCGCCGATCTGGCTCTGTGGAGAAGCCAGGGACGTCGTCGCCGGAATTGGTACGTTGTACTAGTACGGCGTACTAGAAATCGCGAAGACGTCTGCGTCTCTCGCGGCTGGTCAGGGAGGCCATGGACGAGCGCCCCCGAGTGGCGATCTTGCAGGCGGCGCGTCAGATCGTCCACGAGTCCGGGTGGAGCGCCCTCACCGTCCGCGCCGTCGCGGGTCGCGCCGAGATCGGCATCGGCACGCTGCGCCACCACTTCCCCACGCAGGCTGAGCTGCATGCCACTGTGGCGACGATGCTGACCGAGGACTGGCGCCTCGACGTCGACATGCTCGATCTCGACGCACCTCCCGACGAGGCACTCCTCGGTTTCGTCCGAGCCCTGGTGCCGAGTACGGAGACGGATCGGGCGACGCTGGTCGCGTGGGCAGTGCGCCACGCGGCAGCGTACGGACCGTCGGAGGCCGTCGCGCAGAGCACGGAGCTCGCGCGTGAGTACGGGTCGCTGCGCACCGAGCTCCGGCTCGTCCTCCGCCTGTTCGAACGGCGCGGTCAGCTCCGATCGGGTCTGTCCCCCGACGACATGAACACGATGATCGTCGCGCTCGCGGCTGGATTCCGCCTCCTCCTGCTCACGGAAGACCGCGGAGTGACGGACGAGTCGGTCGAACGCATCGTGCGTCACCTCGCGCACCACGTCGTCGTCACGTGACCACCGACGAACGTCGTGTCGCACGTGACAGCGATAAGGTGCGCGAGTGCACGAGACCGACGACGCCCTGACGCGCCACGAGCAGAAGGAGCGCACCCGCCAGGCGCTGCTGGACGCCGCGCTCGAGCTCACGGACGAGCACGGGTTCGCAGGAGTCAGCCTTCGTCAGGTGACCCGTCGCGCCGGGGTGGTGCCGACCGCGTTCTACCGTCACTTCGCCAGCATGGAGGAACTGGGCCTCGCGCTGGTCGACCAGTCGTTCGACACCCTACG
Above is a genomic segment from Mumia sp. Pv4-285 containing:
- a CDS encoding branched-chain amino acid ABC transporter permease, which gives rise to MQHFINVLLNGITQGIVIAAFALALVLIFRSTRIVNFAQGSQAMFTTYIALTLMNRDFPYWAAFAGALVAGFIIGAVLERVVIRPLEGGMELNIVIATLGLYVAIQALAAILFGSDYQSFSSPVGLSGFQVGDLNLALTPTSIFVLCTVGVVVVGLTLLFQKTQLGLTMRAAAFDGEVSRILGVRVSHLLTFGWALAGLVGSVAGILVASGSFIYPSYMESLIAFGFIAAVIGGLDSPIGAVVGGLILGTVNSLVSGYLAPGLVTIGAFVVLIAVLLLKPGGLFSSTQARRV
- a CDS encoding TetR/AcrR family transcriptional regulator, with product MDERPRVAILQAARQIVHESGWSALTVRAVAGRAEIGIGTLRHHFPTQAELHATVATMLTEDWRLDVDMLDLDAPPDEALLGFVRALVPSTETDRATLVAWAVRHAAAYGPSEAVAQSTELAREYGSLRTELRLVLRLFERRGQLRSGLSPDDMNTMIVALAAGFRLLLLTEDRGVTDESVERIVRHLAHHVVVT
- a CDS encoding ABC transporter ATP-binding protein, encoding MTPPIEPDPESSPSGGDSRQHRASHYIAKGVTVRFGGLVALDDVSLTVEPGQVHGVIGPNGAGKTTLFNVCCGFVKPDAGGLTWDERELTNLHAHDLAGLGIARTLQGVGLFPGMSALENVMTGAGVRSTSGFVSAAFGLPRARRDEEALQERAMQTLSDLGAAHLAPRYPGMLPYPDQKKVALARALVSEPRLLLLDEPAAGLSEGEMDELGDLVRQLTSRMSVLIVEHHMDLVMRICDQITVLDFGQVIARGTPAEVRDDPKVIAAYLGAEVSAGAEIDTTLLATGSHGGSDTAKGA
- a CDS encoding ATP-dependent DNA helicase, with the protein product MTSSISDQPAATADASRVERVREVLHAAVGAVGGVERPGQVQMAQAVSDAFATGQHLLVQAGTGTGKSLGYLVPSLLHDRRVVVATATLNLQHQLVERDIPALLAGASTVLGRAPHAAVVKGRGNYACLHRIREGAPDDQGVLIEAPTGSLGEEVVTLRAWAEEESDRGGVGDRDSAPSHTERAWRQVSVHARECLGASRCPYAGECFAEAARDHAADADLVVTNHALLAIDAIDGVPMLPEYDTVVVDEAHELVARVTQASTADLSPPMVERAARRARSFVRGREADDLEDASDALRDALEATGPGRIASPSDQLADALSLVRDAARDCHSSMPKEPKESGDGDAARQQAKAMVDDVRKVAERMAAASESDVLWLAERDGSRGGNELRIAPIDVALTLRDKLFGENTVVMTSATLKLGGGFDPVARTVGLWGADKVEEGEVPAPQGAGKADASDDDVADDRESGDDRIGGFAWRAIDVGSPFDYAKQGMLYVARHLPPPGRDGMGGATTDEIVDLVRAAGGRTLGLFSSRRGAEAATEAVRERMPDLEVLCQGDAQLPELARRFVEDPRTCLFGTLSLWQGIDLPGATCQLVIIDRIPFPRPDDPLMSARQRLVERQGGNGFMQVAATHAALLLAQGAGRLIRRADDRGVVAVLDSRLATARYGSFLASSMPPMWRTVDRAQVLSALQRLDAAAS
- a CDS encoding branched-chain amino acid ABC transporter permease, whose protein sequence is MSTDITTAVPAAPRGPSAMQRLVGLNLVRSLLVSLGVLVIGVVLLESTDAYTNTQLSSVTYFTIAAIGLTALTGLNGQISLGHGALMAVGAYTTALMLDTDSPLPFPVIALAAILVTSLVGFVVGIGAARLHGPYLAGATLAFAIALPSVALYYKGTFNGEAGLTVVAPQPPEWFVSFIDAVSGTFATGSKYVAYLGLFALVIALFFALNLGRSKVGRHWRAVRDQEVAAEIAGINLGRTRVQAFVISAAYAGLAGAVMAMVVRLAAPTVFTLVLSLSLLTAVVIGGLGSITGAFIGSAVLVFLPPLVTDLSTESGLSDTQSAQMSPLIYGIVLVLVMLLAPGGVMGTLSMAWRRQRARRQLTATPTKKG
- a CDS encoding ABC transporter ATP-binding protein; translated protein: MSVLEIKNLTTTYGPVKALDSVDVTVGAGQITAVLGANGAGKTSLLRTVSGLVKPVDGTITLDGTDITGKPTESMVHRGMAHVPEGRGVIAELTIEENLRLGMRGAAKRPNDVPAPVRTLDDAYQLFPVLGDRRSAQAHTLSGGERQMLVIARALLSRPTLLLLDEPSLGLAPRIVAQIFNLVRALVNDSGLTVLLVEQNARSALSIAHTGVVLNLGKVVVTESAEVLQNDATLRHSYLGF
- the hflX gene encoding GTPase HflX, producing the protein MTAHNEPTYETDTTPVEPPTPAPLLEQDPETHDGEQFDLADRNSLRRVAGLSTELEDISEVEYRQLRLERVVLVGVWTEGSATDAENSLAELKALAETAGSEVLDGLIQRRQRPDPATYIGRGKVEELTEIVLATGADTVVCDGELAPSQLRNLEDRTKVKVVDRTALILDIFAQHAKSREGRAQVELAQLQYMKQRLRGWGGNLSRQAGGRVGGDGGGIGSRGPGETKIETDRRRINDRIAKLRRELKDMRRTRDTKRANRQRNRVPAVVIAGYTNAGKSSLLNRLTHAGVLVEDALFATLDPTTRRTETSDGREYTLSDTVGFVRHLPHQLIEAFRSTLEEVADADLVLHVVDGSHPDPEGQINAVREVFADIDALGVPEIIVVNKADAADPLVLSRLLAREPHAVVVSARTGEGIEELLGAVEADLPLPAVKIDVVLPYSRGDLLNQIHLHGEIDTIEHTPDGTHVIARVHDGLAGAVAEYA
- the dapF gene encoding diaminopimelate epimerase, with product MTSFAWLKGHGTENDFVLLPDPDGTVHGDLDPGFVAALCDRRRGLGADGILRVVRSTADGGAEWFMDYRNADGSIAEMCGNGVRVFARYLADEGLVDTSGPVPVATRDGIKVVTYEVEPVETIAIDMGAPRLLGESKVAVDGRSYAARHVDVGNPHAVAFVDDLADAGTLLVEPQYDTEVYPAGVNIEFVERRGPQHVAMRVHERGAGETRSCGTGAVAVALAAAAADGVDPADGDVTYRVDVLGGTLHITWRGDGHAVLAGPAVIIARGDMTWLG
- a CDS encoding ABC transporter substrate-binding protein, whose product is MAHQPMPARRSRRLALGAALAASALVVAACGGGDGDGGGGSVPGITDDSIKIGGHFPLTGVAAPGYSEIPLGHKAYYDFVNAEGGVNDREIEFIAKDDGYNPAKTTEVVNELVLKDQVFAVVGGLGTPTHQAVTNFLNSEGVPDLTVSSGSILWDNPEELPMTFGWQPDYESEGKIIGQYIAENMPDAKVGVFGQDDELGEDGTKGLKQFIEDQIVSEVKYVPGNTDVGPQIAELQKSGADLVVGFNVPSYTALSQLVSMKLNYKPTWFYTNVGSDPGLVGSLLEKFSEGAVKGSSPLTGIYTTSYMPESDDTDDPWTQLWQKVWDEYGDGSPLTNYKIYGMSEAYTVVDAMQRAGEDISREGIVDVFEQDGADLDGPNYVPFRYSEDRHAGIGGMKLVQLDADGSAEDKTPILKTDVGDAEIEEFTDEPGTPPESGIPGSD